The following are from one region of the Acidimicrobiales bacterium genome:
- a CDS encoding FIST N-terminal domain-containing protein, translating to MPFASAISEHPVTAHAAGEVIGQALDKVGKAPDLVVLFVTPPHAGALEDTAGAVRTILEPRTLVGCAAESVAGVNREVEGGPAVCLWAGRFGPVVPVGLDIATSGGGVPGVGDVDDGRHLAVTGWPQELPFEPAALFLVADPFTFPVEAFIDWFGQGHPGLPVIGGMASAARGPGGNRLVLDASVRVGGAVGALLGPGVELASVVSQGCRPVGHPLAVTRAEGNVVYELGGQPALERLVDLARRELAERDVALINAGGLHLGRVIDEHKADFGRGDFLVRNVIGADRAAGAIAVNDVVELGTTVQFHLRDAAAADEDLRSLLDGRQADAALMFTCNGRGTRLFGGPHHDASALADTVGEIPMAGFFAAGELGPVGGRNFLHGFTASIALLQEVDGRRDQEPAG from the coding sequence GTGCCGTTCGCCTCTGCGATCTCTGAGCATCCGGTGACTGCTCACGCCGCGGGCGAGGTCATCGGCCAGGCACTCGACAAGGTCGGTAAGGCCCCCGACCTTGTCGTGCTGTTCGTCACGCCACCTCACGCCGGCGCCCTGGAAGACACAGCCGGCGCCGTGCGGACCATCCTCGAGCCGCGCACGTTGGTCGGCTGTGCCGCCGAGTCGGTGGCGGGCGTCAACCGCGAGGTCGAGGGCGGGCCTGCGGTCTGCCTGTGGGCCGGGCGGTTCGGACCGGTCGTCCCCGTCGGCCTCGACATTGCCACCTCCGGCGGGGGTGTTCCGGGCGTGGGCGACGTCGACGACGGTCGACACCTGGCCGTCACCGGGTGGCCCCAGGAGCTGCCGTTCGAACCGGCGGCGCTGTTCCTCGTGGCCGACCCCTTCACCTTTCCGGTCGAGGCGTTCATCGACTGGTTCGGGCAGGGGCACCCGGGCCTGCCGGTGATCGGGGGGATGGCGTCGGCGGCTCGCGGCCCTGGTGGCAACCGGCTTGTGCTGGACGCGAGCGTGCGCGTCGGCGGCGCCGTTGGCGCCCTGCTCGGCCCGGGCGTCGAGTTGGCGTCCGTCGTCTCCCAGGGCTGTCGCCCGGTCGGGCACCCGCTGGCGGTTACCCGCGCCGAGGGCAACGTCGTCTACGAGCTCGGTGGACAGCCGGCCCTGGAGCGCCTCGTCGACCTGGCCCGCCGCGAGCTGGCAGAGCGCGACGTCGCCCTCATCAACGCCGGGGGGCTTCACCTGGGCCGCGTCATCGACGAGCACAAGGCCGACTTCGGCCGGGGTGACTTCCTGGTCCGCAACGTGATCGGCGCCGACCGGGCAGCCGGGGCCATCGCCGTGAACGACGTGGTCGAGCTGGGCACGACGGTCCAGTTCCACCTCCGGGACGCCGCCGCTGCCGACGAGGACCTCCGGAGCCTGCTCGACGGGCGCCAGGCCGACGCAGCTCTGATGTTCACCTGCAACGGCCGCGGCACGCGCCTCTTCGGCGGCCCCCATCACGACGCCAGCGCCCTGGCCGACACCGTGGGCGAGATACCGATGGCCGGCTTCTTCGCCGCCGGCGAGCTCGGCCCCGTGGGAGGAAGGAATTTCCTTCACGGCTTCACCGCAT
- a CDS encoding fatty acid desaturase, whose amino-acid sequence MPRLLLAVLVGLLSCQLAILVTTVYLHRALAHRAITLSPVASAVARFLTWITTGIRPRQWVAVHRKHHAFTDAEGDPHSPVLEGYAAVQFGNVVMYRRVAKDEATVGRYARDLAPDAWDRVLFDHALVGLTLGYLVLWLILGWKLALVAAAVHAVSYLMLSAAINAIGHTWGRQPYDNLARNNQWLALITLGEGLHNNHHAAPTSARFALGRGQIDPAWWAVRTLERSGLASIRHGDVKLKSAPRDGTSQPDEQREAVS is encoded by the coding sequence GTGCCCCGCTTGCTTCTTGCCGTTCTTGTCGGCCTGCTCTCCTGCCAGCTGGCCATCCTTGTCACGACCGTCTATCTCCATCGAGCCCTGGCCCATCGGGCCATCACCCTGTCGCCGGTGGCGAGCGCAGTCGCTCGCTTCCTGACCTGGATCACGACCGGTATCCGACCCCGCCAGTGGGTTGCCGTGCATCGCAAGCACCACGCCTTCACCGACGCCGAGGGCGACCCGCACTCCCCAGTCCTCGAGGGTTACGCCGCCGTGCAGTTCGGCAACGTGGTGATGTACCGCCGGGTCGCCAAGGACGAGGCGACGGTTGGCCGCTACGCCCGCGACCTGGCGCCCGACGCCTGGGACCGCGTGCTGTTCGACCACGCCCTGGTCGGCCTGACGCTGGGCTACCTCGTGCTCTGGCTGATCCTGGGATGGAAGCTGGCGCTGGTCGCAGCGGCCGTGCACGCGGTCTCGTACCTGATGCTGAGCGCGGCCATCAACGCCATCGGTCACACCTGGGGACGCCAGCCCTACGACAACCTCGCTCGCAACAACCAGTGGCTGGCCTTGATCACACTGGGTGAGGGTCTGCACAACAACCATCACGCGGCGCCGACCTCGGCCAGGTTCGCCCTGGGACGGGGGCAGATCGATCCTGCGTGGTGGGCCGTGCGGACCCTCGAGCGCTCTGGCCTGGCGAGTATCCGCCACGGAGACGTGAAGCTCAAGAGCGCCCCCCGGGACGGGACCAGCCAACCGGACGAGCAGCGCGAAGCGGTGAGCTGA
- a CDS encoding PaaI family thioesterase has protein sequence MTPTDPRVQVPPNCDLTLGMVCLDKSQPGRTVWRMHADERFANPTGVLQGGFVTAFADSAMGAASLTWARERKVFSANAELKISFFKPVRVGSTLTCTASVVSGGSRAAFVEAEVSDDEGRTVARATSTYLLTSRS, from the coding sequence GTGACACCGACTGATCCGCGGGTCCAGGTCCCGCCCAACTGCGACCTCACCCTGGGAATGGTGTGCCTCGACAAGTCGCAGCCGGGGAGGACCGTCTGGCGCATGCACGCCGACGAACGCTTCGCCAATCCCACCGGCGTGCTCCAGGGCGGGTTCGTGACCGCGTTCGCCGACTCGGCCATGGGGGCGGCGTCGCTCACCTGGGCACGGGAGCGCAAGGTCTTCTCGGCCAACGCCGAGCTCAAGATCAGCTTCTTCAAGCCAGTGCGCGTCGGATCGACCCTGACCTGCACGGCGTCGGTCGTCTCGGGCGGTTCCCGCGCCGCGTTCGTCGAGGCCGAGGTCAGCGACGACGAGGGCCGGACGGTCGCCAGGGCCACCTCCACCTACCTGCTCACCTCCCGCTCATGA
- a CDS encoding LON peptidase substrate-binding domain-containing protein yields MTAGGAGPGGRPNDTEALPMPMFPLGTVLFPHMGLPLHVFESRYRTLTRDCLDRNGEFGVVLIERGSEVGGGDTRFGVGTVALIAEAAELPDGRWVLLATGTRRIRVSCWLPDEPYPVALVEELADPPMQPADMEHLELASRAVRRALALQTELGDQPGVPATVSLDDEPAVAAWQLCAIAPIGPVDQQRLLETPDVQSRLRLLAELATAAADLLGYRLSGGGPG; encoded by the coding sequence ATGACAGCGGGCGGGGCGGGCCCGGGAGGCCGGCCCAACGACACCGAGGCGCTCCCGATGCCGATGTTCCCGCTCGGGACCGTGCTCTTCCCTCACATGGGCCTGCCATTGCACGTCTTCGAGTCGCGATACCGGACCCTGACCCGGGACTGCCTCGACCGCAACGGCGAGTTCGGCGTCGTGCTCATCGAGCGCGGATCAGAGGTGGGCGGGGGGGACACCCGCTTCGGCGTGGGCACGGTGGCCCTGATCGCCGAGGCGGCGGAGCTCCCCGACGGTCGATGGGTCCTGCTGGCGACCGGCACCCGCCGCATCCGGGTGTCGTGCTGGCTTCCGGACGAACCGTATCCGGTCGCCCTGGTCGAGGAGCTCGCCGACCCCCCCATGCAACCGGCCGACATGGAACACCTCGAGCTGGCCTCGCGGGCCGTGCGGCGGGCCCTGGCCCTCCAGACCGAGCTGGGCGACCAGCCCGGCGTGCCGGCAACCGTCTCCCTGGACGACGAGCCAGCGGTCGCGGCCTGGCAGCTGTGTGCCATCGCGCCCATCGGACCCGTCGATCAGCAGCGCCTCCTCGAGACCCCCGACGTGCAGTCCCGCCTGCGGCTGCTGGCAGAGCTGGCGACGGCGGCGGCCGACCTGCTGGGCTACCGCCTCTCGGGAGGCGGTCCCGGCTAG